From a region of the Corallococcus macrosporus genome:
- a CDS encoding PD-(D/E)XK nuclease family protein encodes MSRPGRTLHVFPDAARRQAALRAERRARGIAVGTHLLTWDDFVHALGGARELNRRPCPAMTARAVVAGLGTTLGPTPFGDYVREPAFARAAADVLLDLKAGRLSPRELQDAAEVLPPERRTRARVLARLYHLYEQRLAELGLADREDVLRGAREALDRGAWPTGWDGVTGLVLHGVYDVRPSKLELLMGLAAACEARRVSLRVETPVGGSPVADAALAALFRAFENRGETMPHVDLFKADVTFEGRPFTDLGRHLFSPRAARDVLKGAVDGLSVWNATSAREEARVVARDVRRLIDSGSAPGDIAIAYRDLGPESGWLAEALGDLGVPVRLPWGEPLALAGPVRLALELPVLTEDGFPAERVAELVSSRYVPSLSRGGPDAPATLFALAAARDDRLGATRGKGAYDVRLDGLARRMAAQGGKRKEDAVKVMAVRALRDRVMRLIDECRHIPQEAPAAESVSAWWKVVERLGLLDSAGPMEAKEAGALGARIEDARARDDAALAAFRQRMEALLRSLRAVGGGPRITRRVLGRWLADALRDVHLPARGPSTGAVEVLDLAEVPGRTFRHLFVAGLTEGRLPGRDPPSPLLGDAERVALNQHLTRDVFRLTGGEFDDRAPWRLTEDRLLFASALAAAEGTLSLSFAVKASGGQEQVPSAFLEEVRRLTGHKWATRTLPPVLPLDEVLTPSELRRTVALEALAGLSFPTLRVTEPDPAGALLKDRFGTDDWFRTARELAHMEAARLRFFGREDELPGEFTGGVQGPLLEQKLRETFHFGLERPLSASALSKFGNCGFQGFIAYGLKVAEPVVASEEFDARGRGTFWHRVMEEVFQTLKEKKLLGQAPEDIPDDVLEKAVKKASRHFAELNHVGHHELWKLAGEKAHAMVRRILTDQRRGLPFDPLVPEGFELRFGPAAEDKRWADVKLMVADDAIVFEGQIDRLDTAGTEVGVIDYKTGRLDKRTLKENLLRSDFQLPLYLYAARVAGHVGAKNAAWFSLRTGDAIHLSSVLPAAELEDLLSTDPEVRQRVAESAGLNLPNAVEDLVRRLRKGDFPARPNDCGKCGYRAVCRITERRISDEGSG; translated from the coding sequence ATGTCCCGCCCTGGCCGCACACTCCACGTCTTCCCCGATGCCGCGCGCCGCCAGGCTGCCCTGCGGGCGGAGCGGCGTGCGCGGGGCATCGCCGTGGGGACCCACCTGCTCACGTGGGACGACTTCGTCCACGCCCTGGGTGGGGCTCGCGAGCTCAACCGGCGGCCCTGTCCCGCGATGACGGCCCGGGCCGTGGTGGCGGGCCTGGGCACCACGCTGGGCCCCACGCCGTTCGGCGACTACGTGCGCGAGCCCGCCTTCGCCCGCGCCGCCGCGGACGTGCTGCTGGACCTCAAGGCCGGGCGCCTCTCCCCGCGCGAACTCCAGGACGCCGCCGAGGTCCTGCCGCCAGAGCGCCGCACCCGCGCACGCGTCCTCGCGCGGCTCTATCACCTGTACGAACAGCGCCTCGCGGAGCTGGGGCTCGCGGACCGCGAGGACGTGCTCCGGGGCGCGCGTGAGGCGCTCGACCGGGGTGCGTGGCCCACGGGCTGGGACGGCGTCACGGGGCTCGTGCTCCATGGCGTCTACGACGTGCGCCCGTCGAAGCTGGAGCTGCTGATGGGCCTCGCCGCGGCGTGCGAGGCGCGCCGTGTGTCGCTGCGCGTGGAGACGCCCGTGGGCGGCTCTCCCGTGGCGGACGCGGCGCTCGCGGCGCTGTTCCGCGCGTTCGAGAACCGGGGCGAGACGATGCCCCACGTCGACCTCTTCAAGGCGGACGTCACCTTCGAGGGCCGGCCCTTCACGGACCTGGGACGGCACCTGTTCTCACCCCGCGCCGCGCGAGACGTGCTCAAGGGCGCGGTGGACGGGCTGTCCGTGTGGAACGCGACGTCCGCTCGCGAGGAGGCCCGCGTGGTGGCCCGCGACGTGCGGCGGCTCATCGACTCGGGCAGCGCGCCGGGCGACATCGCCATCGCGTACCGCGACCTGGGGCCGGAATCGGGCTGGCTCGCGGAGGCCCTGGGCGACCTGGGCGTGCCGGTGCGCCTGCCCTGGGGAGAGCCGCTCGCGCTCGCGGGGCCGGTGCGGCTGGCGCTGGAGCTGCCGGTGCTGACGGAGGACGGCTTCCCGGCGGAGCGCGTGGCGGAGCTCGTCTCCAGCCGCTACGTGCCGTCACTGTCGCGCGGAGGCCCGGATGCGCCCGCGACCCTCTTCGCGCTCGCCGCCGCGCGGGACGACCGCCTGGGCGCCACGCGAGGGAAGGGCGCCTACGACGTGCGTCTGGACGGGCTCGCGCGCCGGATGGCCGCGCAGGGCGGCAAGCGCAAGGAGGACGCGGTCAAGGTGATGGCCGTGCGCGCGCTGCGCGACCGCGTGATGCGGCTCATCGACGAGTGCCGCCACATCCCCCAGGAGGCCCCCGCCGCGGAGTCGGTCTCCGCGTGGTGGAAGGTGGTGGAGCGGCTGGGCCTGCTCGACTCCGCGGGGCCCATGGAGGCGAAGGAGGCCGGCGCACTGGGCGCGCGCATCGAGGACGCGCGGGCCCGGGACGACGCGGCGCTCGCGGCCTTCCGCCAGCGGATGGAAGCGCTGCTGCGCTCGCTGCGAGCCGTGGGTGGAGGCCCGCGCATCACCCGGCGCGTGCTGGGCCGGTGGCTCGCGGACGCGCTGCGCGACGTGCACCTGCCCGCGCGAGGCCCCTCCACGGGCGCGGTGGAGGTGCTGGACCTGGCCGAGGTTCCGGGCCGCACCTTCCGCCACCTCTTCGTCGCCGGGCTCACCGAAGGCCGGCTCCCCGGACGGGATCCGCCGTCGCCGCTGCTGGGGGACGCGGAGCGCGTGGCGCTCAACCAGCACCTGACCCGCGACGTCTTCCGCCTCACCGGCGGCGAGTTCGACGACCGTGCACCCTGGCGCCTCACCGAGGACCGGCTGCTCTTCGCCAGCGCGCTCGCGGCGGCGGAGGGCACGTTGAGCCTGTCGTTCGCGGTGAAGGCCTCGGGTGGACAGGAGCAGGTGCCGTCCGCGTTCCTCGAGGAGGTGCGCAGGCTCACCGGCCACAAGTGGGCCACGCGCACGCTGCCCCCCGTGCTGCCGCTGGACGAGGTGCTCACGCCGTCGGAGCTGCGGCGCACCGTGGCGCTGGAGGCGCTGGCGGGCCTGTCGTTCCCCACCTTGCGCGTCACGGAGCCCGACCCCGCGGGAGCGCTGCTCAAGGACCGCTTCGGCACGGACGACTGGTTCCGCACCGCGCGCGAGCTGGCCCACATGGAGGCCGCGCGCCTGCGCTTCTTCGGCCGCGAGGACGAACTGCCCGGCGAGTTCACCGGCGGCGTGCAGGGTCCCCTGTTGGAGCAGAAGCTGCGCGAGACGTTCCACTTCGGCCTGGAGCGCCCGCTGTCCGCGAGCGCCCTGTCGAAGTTCGGCAACTGCGGCTTCCAGGGCTTCATCGCGTACGGCCTCAAGGTGGCCGAGCCCGTGGTGGCCAGCGAGGAGTTCGACGCCCGCGGACGCGGCACCTTCTGGCACCGCGTGATGGAGGAGGTCTTCCAGACGCTCAAGGAGAAGAAGCTCCTGGGGCAGGCGCCGGAGGACATCCCCGACGACGTGTTGGAGAAGGCGGTCAAGAAGGCCAGCCGCCACTTCGCGGAGCTCAACCACGTGGGCCACCACGAGCTGTGGAAGCTCGCGGGCGAGAAGGCCCACGCGATGGTCCGGCGCATCCTCACGGATCAGCGGCGCGGCCTGCCCTTCGACCCGCTGGTGCCCGAGGGCTTCGAGCTGCGCTTCGGCCCGGCCGCGGAGGACAAGCGCTGGGCCGACGTGAAGCTGATGGTGGCGGATGACGCCATCGTCTTCGAGGGGCAGATCGACCGGCTGGACACGGCCGGCACGGAAGTGGGCGTCATCGACTACAAGACGGGCCGCCTGGACAAGCGCACGCTGAAGGAGAACCTGCTGCGCTCGGACTTCCAGCTCCCGCTGTACCTCTACGCCGCGCGCGTGGCCGGCCACGTGGGCGCGAAGAACGCGGCGTGGTTCTCGCTGCGCACGGGCGACGCCATCCACCTGTCCTCCGTGCTGCCGGCCGCGGAGCTGGAGGACCTGCTGTCCACCGACCCGGAGGTGCGCCAGCGCGTGGCGGAGTCCGCCGGGCTCAACCTGCCCAACGCGGTGGAGGACCTGGTGCGGCGCCTGCGCAAGGGCGACTT